One Artemia franciscana chromosome 15, ASM3288406v1, whole genome shotgun sequence genomic window carries:
- the LOC136036046 gene encoding thioester-containing protein 1 allele R1-like, giving the protein MQGGAAKGVPLTAYALLAFLEKSNGQDNHKDTIDKAKRFLRGELPNMRDPYVIAVSAYALNLAEDSGQFDAFELLESKKNTSMEGKLYWSREIDEEAMKNPRNLLTKPVDIEMTAYALLTYIHRGLVPEALPIMKWLVSKRNSQGGFESTQDTVIGLFALAELAERIIVSNTDVNVKFEFEGTEHLVYLRKENAMVLQNFILPTTTKSVDITASGSGFAVVQVSYSYNVNITSEWPLFNLDTQLFQRANENRMQLTVCSSFVGTYGTNESNMAVLDVSVPSGFTVDEDSVPELTTYKDVKLAEMKEDGSGVLIYFDSVTQDTVCPSVTAFRTYKVSEQRKVPVVMYDYYDNSRRARVFYDPVPAKICDICDGSECKSRCQNLPGWKVEDGASVGGVDDSPTGDDGAANIHTLSLSLIVLAILNFLLR; this is encoded by the coding sequence ATGCAAGGGGGTGCAGCTAAAGGAGTCCCGCTTACTGCCTATGCTCTACTTGCCTTCCTTGAAAAGTCCAACGGACAAGATAACCATAAAGATACTATAGACAAGGCGAAGAGATTTTTGCGGGGTGAACTTCCCAATATGAGAGACCCGTATGTTATCGCTGTCTCGGCATATGCGTTGAATTTAGCTGAAGATAGTGGGCAATTTGACGCTTTTGAGCTTTTAGAAAGCAAGAAAAACACTTCAATGGAGGGAAAGTTGTATTGGTCCCGCGAGATAGATGAAGAAGCTATGAAGAACCCCcgaaatttgttgacaaaacCAGTTGATATTGAAATGACTGCCTATGCATTGCTAACCTACATCCATCGAGGTCTGGTTCCAGAAGCATTGCCTATTATGAAATGGCTTGTGTCCAAGAGAAATTCCCAAGGAGGTTTTGAGTCGACCCAGGATACAGTTATTGGGCTTTTTGCTCTAGCTGAGCTTGCTGAGCGTATTATTGTTTCAAACACAGATGTCAAtgtcaaatttgaatttgaaggGACTGAGCATCTTGTTTACCTTCGTAAGGAGAATGCTATGGTTCTTCAGAATTTCATATTACCAACAACTACAAAGAGTGTAGATATAACGGCAAGTGGCAGTGGTTTTGCTGTAGTACAGGTATCATATAGCTATAATGTTAATATAACAAGCGAGTGGCCTCTATTCAATCTAGATACACAGCTGTTTCAACGTGCTAATGAAAACAGGATGCAGCTCACTGTTTGCTCCAGCTTTGTTGGCACTTACGGTACTAATGAATCTAATATGGCTGTCTTAGACGTGAGTGTACCTTCTGGATTCACTGTGGATGAAGATTCCGTCCCTGAGCTAACCACTTACAAAGATGTTAAGCTGGCTGAAATGAAGGAAGATGGCTCTGGAGTGTTGATCTATTTTGATTCGGTAACACAGGATACTGTTTGCCCTTCAGTAACAGCCTTCCGTACTTATAAAGTATCCGAACAGCGGAAAGTCCCTGTGGTAATGTATGATTATTATGATAATTCAAGAAGGGCCCGTGTTTTCTACGACCCAGTACCGGCTAAGATCTGTGATATTTGTGATGGAAGTGAGTGCAAGTCTAGGTGTCAGAATTTACCGGGATGGAAGGTTGAAGACGGGGCTTCGGTTGGGGGTGTAGATGATTCTCCAACCGGGGATGATGGAGCTGCAAACATTCACACGCTCTCCCTGTCACTTATAGTATTAGCaattcttaattttcttttgcgCTGA
- the LOC136036525 gene encoding uncharacterized protein LOC136036525 codes for MIILVNDNVVVTMTWERQLQIFRPFFVQLNLPYSVIRGEAVSIQVVVFNYMSRDQNAAVVLESSGDDFEFIGETIYKNKAVLIDLRQRSLFNESISIEIPPYAVPGSEHIEVDAIADIMGPSINNPTLLPKFKGI; via the exons ATGATTATTCTTGTAAATGACAATGTTGTTGTGACAATGACATGGGAACGCCAA cTCCAAATATTCCGTCCATTCTTTGTTCAACTGAACTTACCCTATTCCGTTATACGAGGAGAAGCAGTGTCCATTCAAGTGGTTGTGTTCAACTACATGTCGAGAGACCAAAATGCAGCTGTAGTTCTGGAGTCATCTGGAGACGACTTTGAATTCATTG GTGAAACCATATACAAGAATAAGGCCGTCCTCATCGATCTACGACAACGTTCTTTGTTCAATGAATCGATATCGATTGAGATACCTCCGTATGCTGTTCCTGGCTCAGAACATATCGAGGTAGATGCCATAGCTGATATTATGGGACCAAGTATAAATAACCCAACATTGTTGCCCAAGTTcaagggaatttaa
- the LOC136036523 gene encoding uncharacterized protein LOC136036523, whose protein sequence is MGDFNCDLKILAGMNLDFLNFMSSYDLYPVVTVPTRITEHSATLIDNIFVSSRQVATTCADVTVSPISDHLPVLARLGLHIKKQVVKRNIQIRDLKPANVKMFSEELGAVNWESIFRENNPSLAFEKFNTTLLGIYDSTCPLKSMKIRKKAARKPWIDDELLRMIDIRNALYTAHINEPNEFSSAQFKDQRNLVNSTRRKKMRNFYGEEFKKNASNPEATWIIINEVIRGSPAPQQYSLNAGSEIVRDLDKVCDLFAYHFSKIGETVQSEAAVNNELLIEESTFEDLRGQDFEMKLEPCDSVEIENIVFSIKSNSAGTDGLNLRTLKSVLPNILPVLVFLIKLSMAEGQFSCSLKMAKVIPLPKSGTLSDLSNWRPISILPIISKLYEKIVHKRLYEHLTNCGFLSETQFGFRKRHSTVHAPLNLIDKVNGALEKNYFCMTIFIDFKKAFDTVDFGILLDRLSKLGIRNKCLSWFES, encoded by the coding sequence atgggtgattttaattgtGACTTGAAAATACTAGCTGGTATgaatcttgattttttaaatttcatgtcATCTTACGATCTATACCCTGTGGTCACAGTTCCAACAAGGATCACCGAGCATTCTGCGACCTTGATTGACAACATATTTGTTTCGTCACGTCAAGTAGCAACTACATGCGCAGATGTTACAGTTTCGCCCATCTCCGATCACCTGCCAGTCCTAGCTAGATTAGGActtcacataaaaaaacaagtagtgAAGCGTAATATACAGATCCGAGATCTGAAGCCAGCGAACGTTAAAATGTTTTCAGAAGAGCTAGGTGCTGTAAATTGGGAGAGTATATTTAGGGAGAATAACCCATCTTTGGCTTTTGAAAAGTTCAACACCACGCTGCTAGGTATTTATGACTCGACATGCCCACTGAAAAgcatgaaaataagaaaaaaagcagcGAGAAAACCTTGGATTGATGATGAGCTTTTGCGAATGATTGATATAAGAAATGCTTTGTATACAGCACACATCAATGAACCAAATGAGTTTAGTTCTGCACAGTTCAAAGATCAACGTAATCTAGTTAACTCTACTAGacgaaagaaaatgagaaacttTTATGGCgaagaatttaagaaaaatgcatCAAACCCTGAAGCCACTTGGATAATTATTAATGAAGTGATCAGAGGTAGTCCTGCTCCACAACAGTATAGCCTAAATGCTGGTAGCGAAATAGTTCGAGATCTTGACAAAGTATGTGATTTGTTTGCTTATCATTTCTCGAAGATTGGTGAAACTGTTCAGAGTGAAGCAGCAGTGAACAACGAGTTGCTGATAGAAGAATCAACTTTTGAAGACCTAAGAGGtcaagattttgaaatgaaattagaacCCTGCGATTCTGTAGAAATAGagaatattgttttttcaataaaatcaaacagtgcTGGGACCGATGGCCTCAACCTACGAACTCTAAAATCAGTGCTTCCGAATATTCTTCCAGtactagtatttttaataaaactgtCAATGGCAGAGGGTCAATTTTCCTGTTCGCTGAAAATGGCCAAAGTCATCCCGCTTCCGAAGTCTGGGACTCTAAGTGACCTTTCAAATTGGAGACCTATATCAATACTACCCATCATTTCAAAGctatatgaaaaaatagtgCACAAAAGACTATATGAGCATCTAACAAATTGCGGATTTCTGTCTGAAActcaatttggatttagaaaaaGACATTCAACTGTGCATGCtcctttaaatttaattgataaGGTAAACGGTgcactggaaaaaaattatttttgcatgacaattttcattgattttaagaaagcttttgatactgttgattttggaattttgctGGATAGATTGTCGAAGTTAGGTATTAGGAATAAGTGTTTGAGTTGGTTTGAGTCGTAG
- the LOC136036524 gene encoding zinc transporter zipt-7.2-like gives MSTWNNQDESESFSKDISEGAIIGTDGVVRGKPETFPATAAELKAFISNKSLFFSFITTKIYYLFLAPMGDSLLKVLISFTSGGILGDAFLHLIPPGMIMMEGAGHGHSHSHDHEHKPHDMSVGLWVIFGILTFLMVDKCVRIAKGGYRHSHSEKFKIEEKEKEAKEAQKDGNKNSDKNGKDTKKNSDSKENTEKTERSIKVAAFLNLAADFTHKFKDGLAKGGSFLVGRPIGIITTVTVFVLVIPHKISFCLNAATSWIIPFIAGGSIYGATVLFIPKILEKSSFKQSIFEIIAFIVGVYYTF, from the coding sequence atgTCTACATGGAATAATCAGGATGAAAGTGAATCGTTTTCTAAAGACATTTCAGAAGGGGCTATTATTGGTACTGATGGAGTAGTTCggggaaaacctgagacattcCCTGCCACTGCAGCTGAATTGAAAGCGTTTATCTCAaataaaagcttattttttagttttattactacaaaaatttattacttatttttagCACCAATGGGAGATTCATTGTTGAAGGTTTTGATCAGTTTTACATCTGGTGGAATTTTAGGAGATGCATTTCTTCACCTTATTCCTCCTGGAATGATAATGATGGAGGGAGCAGGACATGGCCATTCACATAGTCACGATCATGAACACAAGCCTCATGATATGAGTGTTGGATTGTGGGTAATATTTGGGATTTTGACGTTTTTGATGGTTGATAAATGTGTCCGTATTGCAAAAGGAGGATACAGACATTCTCATtctgaaaagtttaaaatcgaagaaaaggaaaaagaagcCAAGGAAGCTCAGAAAGATGGAAACAAGAATAGTGACAAAAATGGAAAGGACACTAAAAAGAATAGTGATAGCAAAGAAAATACTGAGAAGACAGAAAGGAGCATCAAAGTAGCTGCATTCTTGAATTTGGCAGCAGATTTTACACATAAATTCAAAGATGGTTTAGCAAAAGGAGGTTCGTTTCTTGTTGGGCGACCAATCGGTATAATTACAACAGTCACAGTttttgttcttgtaattccaCATAAGATCTCCTTCTGCTTGAATGCTGCTACTTCTTGGATTATTCCATTTATTGCCGGAGGGTCTATTTATGGTGCAACTGTTTTattcattccaaaaatattggaaaagtCCAGTTTCAAACagtctatttttgaaattatagcTTTTATTGTTGGAGTTTATTATACGTTCTAA